Proteins co-encoded in one Malus domestica chromosome 09, GDT2T_hap1 genomic window:
- the LOC103443240 gene encoding glutamyl-tRNA reductase-binding protein, chloroplastic yields the protein MLLQTQSLTTHLSLPLPPSKPTPKFPSFTPIKQNPFRRTRFRALRCSLSAVSEPTQLETKTHKPVPAEVSRTIMELVSVGTLSTLTQEGWPLGIGVRFAVDPEGTPVLCLNASNRQFSIDRRSSFHVQLEQSGLRTPQCTILGSIDKPENRAMLKYLHSVWKKRFGEEVDEDLIYVVSVERVLQLEDFKEVGMWVTSSDYKNAQPDPLRDFAVKLVNEINTNNIEDINRFCNIYADLNFQVSEAKLVWVDRLGFDLRLWSPQEGIFEIRIPFSREVTDEKGAKSMFNCMSQLAWEVEKNFHAPDFERVKQVKKIA from the exons ATGCTTCTCCAAACTCAATCTCTCACAACCCATTTGTCCCTTCCACTCCCTCCCTCAAAACCCACCCCCAAATTCCCATCTTTCACCCCCATAAAACAGAACCCATTTCGCAGAACTAGGTTCAGAGCCCTAAGATGCTCGCTTTCGGCGGTTTCGGAGCCGACCCAGTTGGAAACGAAGACTCACAAGCCGGTTCCAGCTGAGGTTTCCAGGACAATAATGGAGTTGGTGTCTGTGGGCACGCTTTCTACTCTGACTCAAGAGGGTTGGCCTTTGGGGATTGGCGTTCGGTTCGCGGTCGACCCGGAAGGGACTCCGGTGTTGTGCTTGAATGCCTCTAATCGGCAGTTTTCTATTGACAGGAGGTCTAGCTTCCATGTCCAG TTGGAGCAAAGCGGGCTGCGGACACCTCAGTGCACGATTTTAGGCAGCATTGACAAACCAGAAAATAGGGCAATGTTAAAG TACCTTCATTCAGTATGGAAAAAGAGGTTTGGAGAAGAAGTTGATGAAGATCTTATATATGTTGTTTCTGTGGAACGGGTACTTCAGTTGGAGGACTTTAAAGAG GTTGGTATGTGGGTTACATCTTCAGATTATAAAAATGCACAACCTGATCCTCTTAGGGATTTTGCGGTAAAGCTAGTGAATGAGATAAACACCAACAACATTGAAGATATTAATCGTTTTTGCAACATCTATGCTGATTTGAACTTCCAG GTTTCTGAAGCAAAACTGGTTTGGGTTGATCGGTTAGGCTTTGACCTGCGTCTTTGGTCTCCTCAGGAAGGTATATTTGAGATTCGCATTCCCTTCTCCAGGGAGGTGACGGATGAGAAGGGTGCAAAGTCAATGTTTAACTGCATGTCTCAATTAGCTTGGGAGGTGGAAAAGAATTTCCATGCCCCAGATTTCGAAAGGGTGAAGCAAGTTAAGAAGATAGCCTAA
- the LOC103443234 gene encoding uncharacterized protein isoform X2, which yields MAAATFNSPVRPFASPISRQINFPRQRSPLLRYNSVKGFRLYENRSLHCGVICAVNGGGRGYVSSWDEKPYEYLPSGKKAYLDEQDVVTFLDPPKELIPLDSASYNPAAYLWKKIDDIPPERRYRLLRLVEPRLVSRAWEIAGTRYSDPNLAKRSASTLLSNDDGVTSLEYYNCRTSGGPMPISWINSFQKAIFSSTDGNIYGRFIGGSFLTGLANSFSPLYFVVRQLKEVMPTEQPCDLAYEFGDGLFDLQEYPEGFPRPGTIFMISVPITFPLPVLVSALPTFRKHRNCLVIATASELFFPLRGLGMVPAVCH from the exons ATGGCGGCAGCAACCTTCAACAGTCCCGTTCGTCCCTTCGCATCACCCATTTCCCGCCAAATCAACTTCCCTCGCCAACGGTCTCCGCTTCTTCGATATAATTCCGTCAAag GTTTTCGATTATACGAAAATAGGTCTTTGCATTGTGGTGTGATTTGTGCTGTCAATGGAGGCGGGAGAGGGTACGTATCTTCGTGGGATGAGAAGCCATATGAATATCTTCCAAGTGGGAAAAAAGCTTACTTGGACGAGCAAGATGTTGTCACGTTTCTTGATCCTCCTAAGGAGTTGATTCCTTTGGACTCGGCTTCCTACAATCCTGCTGCATATCTTTG GAAAAAAATTGATGATATTCCTCCAGAAAGGCGTTATCGACTTCTGCGCTTGGTAGAACCAAG GCTTGTATCAAGAGCTTGGGAGATAGCTGGCACACGATACAGCGATCCCAACTTAGCCAAGAGAAGTGCATCTACATTGTTGTCTAATGATGATGGTGTAACATCTCTTGAATATTATAATTGCCGAACAAGTGGAG GACCAATGCCCATTTCTTGGATAAACTCTTTCCAGAAG GCAATATTTTCTAGCACAGACGGGAACATTTATGGACGATTTATTG GTGGATCATTTTTAACCGGACTTGCAAATTCCTTTAGTCCATTGTACTTCGTGGTGAGACAGCTTAAGGAAGTAATGCCAACTGAACAACCTTGTGATCTAGCGTATGAATTTGGGGATGGACTGTTTGACCTCCAAGAATACCCAGAAGGTTTTCCAAGACCAG GTACAATATTTATGATTTCGGTTCCCATCACATTCCCACTTCCAGTTCTTGTATCAGCTCTACCTACTTTTCGCAAGCACCGAAACTGCCTTGTCATAGCAACTGCCAGTGAGCTGTTTTTTCCATTAAGGGGATTAGGTATGGTACCGGCTGTTTGCCATTAA
- the LOC103443234 gene encoding uncharacterized protein isoform X1 yields the protein MAAATFNSPVRPFASPISRQINFPRQRSPLLRYNSVKGFRLYENRSLHCGVICAVNGGGRGYVSSWDEKPYEYLPSGKKAYLDEQDVVTFLDPPKELIPLDSASYNPAAYLWKKIDDIPPERRYRLLRLVEPRLVSRAWEIAGTRYSDPNLAKRSASTLLSNDDGVTSLEYYNCRTSGGPMPISWINSFQKAIFSSTDGNIYGRFIGGSFLTGLANSFSPLYFVVRQLKEVMPTEQPCDLAYEFGDGLFDLQEYPEGFPRPVKHPYPFNDQVVVYVRHLGPGVSVGQAWQEGRKLQQVPQKLCSDILMVKDYSAHRENQ from the exons ATGGCGGCAGCAACCTTCAACAGTCCCGTTCGTCCCTTCGCATCACCCATTTCCCGCCAAATCAACTTCCCTCGCCAACGGTCTCCGCTTCTTCGATATAATTCCGTCAAag GTTTTCGATTATACGAAAATAGGTCTTTGCATTGTGGTGTGATTTGTGCTGTCAATGGAGGCGGGAGAGGGTACGTATCTTCGTGGGATGAGAAGCCATATGAATATCTTCCAAGTGGGAAAAAAGCTTACTTGGACGAGCAAGATGTTGTCACGTTTCTTGATCCTCCTAAGGAGTTGATTCCTTTGGACTCGGCTTCCTACAATCCTGCTGCATATCTTTG GAAAAAAATTGATGATATTCCTCCAGAAAGGCGTTATCGACTTCTGCGCTTGGTAGAACCAAG GCTTGTATCAAGAGCTTGGGAGATAGCTGGCACACGATACAGCGATCCCAACTTAGCCAAGAGAAGTGCATCTACATTGTTGTCTAATGATGATGGTGTAACATCTCTTGAATATTATAATTGCCGAACAAGTGGAG GACCAATGCCCATTTCTTGGATAAACTCTTTCCAGAAG GCAATATTTTCTAGCACAGACGGGAACATTTATGGACGATTTATTG GTGGATCATTTTTAACCGGACTTGCAAATTCCTTTAGTCCATTGTACTTCGTGGTGAGACAGCTTAAGGAAGTAATGCCAACTGAACAACCTTGTGATCTAGCGTATGAATTTGGGGATGGACTGTTTGACCTCCAAGAATACCCAGAAGGTTTTCCAAGACCAG TCAAACATCCATATCCTTTCAACGATCAGGTGGTTGTGTATGTTCGCCATCTGGGGCCAGGCGTTTCAGTTGGGCAAGCATGGCAGGAAGGAAGGAAACTACAACAGGTGCCACAAAAGTTATGCTCCGATATTTTGATGGTGAAAGATTATTCTGCCCATAGAGAAAATCAGTAA